The following proteins are co-located in the Halarcobacter sp. genome:
- a CDS encoding DUF4214 domain-containing protein — MKKSFFMITLIVSINYLYAEEIFEKIGKNSGGYFNNLAFSAIKSDGSVVAWGDSRYGGDISSVASDLSSGVTKLYSSSSAFAALKNDGSLITWGYPEFGGDSSSVSSSLSSGVKKVYSNPLGFVALKEDGSVLTWGNQDINIPSSLSSGVVEIYSAYTGYAALKEDGSVIPFDNLTMAPPGTISGDTVLSSLSSGVVKIYSIATAFAALKDDGSVVSWGFIENFDNVKSSLTSNINKIYSNASFFSAIKNDGSIIMWGYDMLPPDLGYSIINPPSSIDGISKIYSSGSAFAGLKEDGSVVTWGSSMGGGDSSSVSNELSSGINKIYANAYAFAALKDDGSVVTWGSSMSGGDSSSVSSKISSGVVKIYPTEGAFTAIKEDGSIVSWGGQEGSEIDTSNLPSNLSESIAGIYSNMEAIVALKTDGSVIAWGKSSYGGDISTVADKLNSGVVCIQSIYEDCTVNIATYQQQTFIERFYQNILNRSADTGGLNTWLDIIQNQSAAKVALGFFQSQEFINLGLSNEQFVDILYQTLFDRVADSGGRDIWLNQLNNGTSRIEVIYGFLNAQEFKNLADSFGVTQIRDIDQITEVPGYVNRFYNLVLNRSADEVGFNDWVSQLRAGTKAGGDIAKGFFNSQEYMQRGLDDSTFLDICYRAFFNREADAGGKNSWLSQIAQGATTDDILNGFIGSQEFIQLAASYGINP; from the coding sequence ATGAAAAAATCTTTTTTTATGATAACATTAATAGTATCTATTAATTATTTGTATGCTGAAGAGATTTTTGAAAAAATAGGGAAAAATTCAGGTGGATATTTTAATAATTTAGCTTTTTCAGCAATAAAAAGTGATGGCTCTGTTGTTGCTTGGGGAGATTCAAGATATGGTGGAGATATAAGTAGTGTTGCATCAGATTTAAGTAGTGGAGTAACTAAGTTATATTCTTCATCTTCTGCTTTTGCTGCCTTGAAAAATGATGGTTCACTTATTACTTGGGGTTATCCTGAATTTGGAGGTGATAGTAGTAGTGTTTCATCAAGTCTTAGCAGTGGAGTAAAAAAAGTTTATTCTAATCCGCTTGGATTTGTAGCATTAAAAGAAGATGGTTCAGTTTTAACTTGGGGCAATCAAGATATTAATATTCCTTCTAGTTTAAGTAGTGGTGTTGTTGAAATATATTCAGCATATACTGGCTATGCAGCATTAAAAGAAGATGGTTCAGTTATACCTTTTGATAATTTAACTATGGCTCCTCCTGGTACTATAAGTGGAGATACTGTCTTATCGAGTTTAAGTAGTGGAGTAGTGAAAATCTATTCAATTGCAACGGCATTTGCAGCATTGAAAGATGATGGATCGGTTGTATCTTGGGGATTTATAGAAAACTTTGATAATGTTAAATCTAGTTTAACTAGTAACATAAATAAAATCTATTCAAATGCTTCATTCTTTTCAGCAATTAAAAATGATGGTTCAATAATAATGTGGGGATATGATATGCTCCCACCAGATTTGGGCTATTCTATTATAAATCCTCCCTCTTCAATAGATGGAATATCAAAAATCTATTCATCAGGGTCTGCTTTTGCAGGCTTAAAAGAAGATGGTTCCGTTGTAACTTGGGGAAGTTCAATGGGTGGAGGAGATAGCAGTAGTGTATCAAATGAACTTAGTAGTGGTATTAATAAAATTTATGCAAATGCTTATGCCTTTGCAGCATTAAAAGATGATGGCTCAGTTGTAACTTGGGGAAGTTCAATGTCAGGAGGAGACAGTAGCTCAGTTTCTTCAAAAATAAGTAGTGGTGTAGTAAAGATATATCCCACTGAAGGTGCTTTTACTGCAATTAAAGAAGATGGTTCTATTGTATCTTGGGGTGGACAAGAAGGTAGTGAAATAGATACAAGTAATTTGCCATCAAATCTAAGTGAAAGTATAGCAGGAATTTATTCAAATATGGAAGCTATTGTAGCTTTAAAAACTGATGGTTCTGTTATTGCTTGGGGAAAATCTAGTTATGGAGGCGATATTTCAACTGTTGCAGATAAACTAAATAGCGGTGTAGTATGTATACAAAGTATTTATGAAGATTGTACTGTAAATATAGCTACATATCAACAACAAACCTTCATCGAAAGGTTTTACCAAAATATCCTAAATAGAAGCGCAGATACAGGAGGATTAAATACCTGGCTAGATATAATCCAAAATCAAAGTGCCGCAAAAGTAGCCCTAGGATTTTTCCAATCACAAGAATTTATAAATCTTGGACTCTCAAATGAACAATTCGTAGATATACTGTACCAAACACTGTTTGATAGAGTAGCAGATAGTGGAGGAAGAGATATTTGGTTAAATCAATTAAATAATGGTACTAGTAGAATAGAAGTAATATACGGATTTCTAAATGCTCAAGAATTTAAAAACCTAGCAGATAGTTTTGGAGTAACACAAATAAGAGATATAGATCAAATAACAGAAGTACCAGGATATGTAAATAGATTCTATAACTTAGTGTTAAATAGAAGCGCAGATGAAGTAGGATTTAATGATTGGGTAAGTCAATTAAGAGCAGGGACAAAAGCAGGAGGAGATATAGCAAAAGGGTTTTTTAATTCCCAAGAGTATATGCAAAGAGGATTAGATGATTCAACATTCTTAGATATATGCTATAGAGCATTTTTTAATAGAGAGGCAGATGCAGGAGGTAAAAATAGTTGGTTGTCACAAATAGCACAAGGTGCAACAACTGATGATATTTTAAATGGCTTTATTGGTTCTCAAGAGTTTATTCAACTTGCTGCTTCTTATGGAATTAATCCATAA
- a CDS encoding DUF4214 domain-containing protein, which yields MKKLMSLVFISLIYLGVLQTNTIASSMTQQEAFIERFYQNILGRSADIGGMNTWLEVIQSQSAAKVALGFFQSQEFVNLGLSNEQYVDILYQTLFNRQADSGGREIWLNQLISGVGKLEVLYGFLNAQEFQNLADSFGVISIRPEDQLNYSPYGTTGVEGYVNRFYTLVLNRTPDQVGFYDWVSQLNSGTKAGGDIAKGFFGSQEYLQRGLDNSTFLDICYRAFFNREADDGGKNDWLSQIDSGATVDDILNGFIGSQEFYNLMESFGLNNIVAPLSVYVKDSMNNLGFYESDGTPHSVVISNDNTKAFIPNGSKGFLILDITTPNNPTKIVEYDTEGFVMTMILSPDNTKAYVLDTMKGVMVFDVSNPSSPSLLGRYYEENFNSYAFVVSNDDSKLYLVGGNYGLAVIDVSNSTNPSLIGKYNVVNYAEGIKISNNDSKLYITDTSGFNIVDLSTPTPTLLSNYANAGGHLFDISSDETKAFVKGTNGLWILDISNSNSPSLFSSYQIDNSYGINNIKLSNDETMLYYTDSGLVYLDISNLNLPTYVGKYSQMGGVFAFEISDDKTKAYAIVNGDNFAILDIYNQSFENEIGSYSLDGQARDIILSQDKTKVYISNHFAGYNILDVSNINSISEVFSQDTDGYATKILISNDNSKMYIADSTNGLLIFDITNLSSPTLINKYNTGGDVASIKLSKDNTKIFIANSNYSLGESDFLIVNIEDTYNPSIIGSYATQGRTLDLVLSIDESKVILADNDNGIISLDITNPASPQLLGSYDTEGNATKIVLSKNGSKAYVVDRNSLLVFDVSNLENMTLLGEYKATGYGVINSVSLSFDEKKAYISDTSNGLIVLDIADSSNIKLIKTYIPYSGYDHLIFDDEQKAFVLNYNKLSVLDMTLDSFFKLKDFGVYNINLDIDTRDNTPLTIDVQLDRNDIISLGNYSQNINYIGQDITIPISSILGQVGQTKITINVSTPEKTKTKTVYFNVAP from the coding sequence ATGAAAAAGTTAATGAGTTTAGTGTTTATAAGTTTAATATACTTAGGTGTACTTCAAACTAATACTATTGCGTCAAGTATGACTCAACAAGAAGCTTTTATTGAAAGGTTTTATCAAAACATATTAGGGCGAAGTGCAGATATTGGAGGTATGAATACTTGGCTAGAAGTAATTCAAAGTCAAAGTGCAGCAAAAGTAGCTTTAGGTTTTTTTCAATCACAAGAATTTGTTAATTTAGGATTATCAAATGAACAATATGTTGATATTCTTTATCAAACTCTTTTTAATAGACAAGCAGATAGTGGAGGAAGAGAGATTTGGTTAAATCAATTAATTTCAGGAGTAGGTAAATTAGAAGTTCTTTATGGATTTTTAAATGCTCAAGAGTTCCAAAACTTAGCTGATTCTTTTGGTGTTATATCTATAAGACCCGAAGATCAATTAAATTATAGTCCATACGGTACAACAGGAGTAGAGGGGTATGTAAACAGATTTTATACTCTGGTTTTAAATAGAACACCTGACCAAGTAGGATTTTATGATTGGGTAAGTCAATTAAATTCAGGAACAAAAGCGGGAGGAGATATAGCAAAAGGATTTTTTGGAAGTCAAGAATATTTACAAAGAGGATTAGATAACTCAACTTTTTTAGATATTTGTTATAGAGCTTTTTTTAACAGAGAAGCGGATGATGGAGGAAAAAATGATTGGTTATCACAAATTGATAGTGGTGCTACTGTAGATGATATTTTAAATGGTTTCATTGGATCTCAAGAATTTTATAATTTAATGGAAAGCTTTGGATTAAATAATATTGTTGCTCCTTTGTCCGTTTATGTGAAAGATAGTATGAATAATTTAGGATTTTATGAATCAGATGGTACTCCACATAGTGTTGTTATTTCAAATGATAATACAAAAGCATTTATTCCTAATGGAAGCAAAGGCTTTTTGATTTTAGATATAACTACACCAAATAATCCAACAAAAATTGTTGAATATGATACAGAAGGTTTTGTTATGACAATGATCTTGTCACCTGACAATACTAAGGCATATGTTCTTGATACTATGAAGGGTGTCATGGTTTTTGATGTTTCAAATCCATCTAGTCCAAGTTTACTTGGTAGATATTATGAAGAAAATTTTAATTCTTATGCTTTTGTAGTTTCAAATGATGATTCAAAACTTTATCTTGTTGGTGGAAACTATGGTTTAGCAGTCATTGATGTTAGTAATTCTACAAATCCATCTTTAATAGGTAAATACAATGTAGTAAATTATGCTGAAGGGATAAAAATTTCTAATAATGATAGTAAATTATATATTACAGATACTTCAGGCTTTAATATTGTTGATTTATCGACACCAACACCAACTTTATTGAGTAATTATGCTAATGCAGGAGGACATCTTTTTGATATATCTTCTGATGAAACAAAAGCTTTTGTAAAAGGGACAAATGGTTTATGGATATTAGATATCTCAAACTCAAATTCTCCAAGTTTATTTAGTAGTTATCAGATAGATAATAGTTATGGAATAAATAATATCAAACTTTCAAATGATGAAACAATGTTATATTATACAGATAGTGGTTTAGTTTATCTAGATATAAGTAACTTAAATTTACCTACTTATGTAGGAAAATACAGTCAGATGGGTGGAGTTTTTGCTTTTGAAATTTCAGATGATAAGACAAAAGCTTATGCTATTGTAAATGGTGATAATTTTGCTATTTTAGATATATATAATCAAAGTTTTGAGAATGAAATAGGTAGTTATTCTCTTGATGGGCAAGCAAGAGATATTATCTTATCTCAAGATAAAACAAAAGTTTATATCAGTAATCATTTTGCTGGATATAATATATTAGATGTTTCGAATATAAATTCTATATCAGAAGTTTTTAGTCAAGATACGGATGGATATGCTACCAAAATTCTTATTTCAAATGACAATTCAAAAATGTATATAGCAGACTCAACAAATGGATTATTAATATTTGATATAACTAATCTTTCAAGCCCCACTCTTATTAATAAATATAATACTGGTGGTGATGTAGCTTCAATTAAATTATCTAAAGATAACACAAAAATATTTATTGCAAATAGTAATTATAGTTTAGGAGAATCAGATTTCTTAATTGTAAATATAGAAGATACCTATAACCCATCTATCATTGGAAGTTATGCTACGCAAGGTAGAACTTTAGATTTAGTTCTATCAATTGATGAATCAAAAGTTATTTTAGCTGATAATGATAATGGGATTATTTCTCTTGATATTACAAATCCTGCATCTCCACAATTGTTAGGTTCTTATGATACAGAAGGAAATGCAACAAAAATTGTACTTTCAAAAAATGGTTCAAAAGCATATGTTGTTGATAGAAATTCTTTATTGGTTTTTGATGTTAGCAATCTTGAAAATATGACTTTATTAGGAGAATATAAAGCTACTGGTTATGGAGTGATTAATTCTGTAAGTTTATCTTTTGATGAGAAAAAAGCATATATTTCTGATACATCTAATGGATTAATTGTTTTAGATATTGCAGACTCATCAAACATAAAATTAATAAAAACTTATATTCCTTATTCAGGTTATGACCATTTAATTTTTGATGATGAACAAAAAGCATTTGTATTAAATTATAATAAATTAAGTGTATTAGATATGACACTAGATAGCTTTTTCAAATTGAAAGATTTTGGAGTTTATAATATCAATTTAGATATTGATACAAGAGATAATACTCCATTGACAATTGATGTACAGCTTGATAGAAATGATATTATATCTTTAGGAAACTATTCTCAAAACATAAATTATATAGGTCAAGATATTACTATTCCTATTAGTTCAATTTTGGGACAAGTAGGTCAAACAAAAATTACAATTAATGTAAGTACTCCTGAAAAAACAAAAACAAAAACAGTTTACTTTAATGTAGCACCATAA
- a CDS encoding glycosyltransferase family 4 protein — MMKKQKVAFIVQRSGKEVNGGAESYCFTIAEKMKKYWDIEILTTCALDYMTWENYYDEGIEVVNDIPIRRFKVDEVRDIEKFNNFYKNGMPEAETTTIEKAETWMKLQGPNSENLTAFIKNNSDKYDAFIFFTYIYATTYFNLPFVKEKAYLASFAHDERPIYLPIWKDFFKKPKKMIFSTVEEKNFLQKQFPDVKFDGDIFGIGIDKPNDISNIRFRQKYDIYSPYILYIGRIDESKGVHDLIQYFLKFIDKYKINIKLVLAGKSVIDIPKNEFIKYIGFIDEQTKFDAIEDCELLVNSSPFESLSMVLLEAWSMNRPVLVNRISDVMVGQCKRSGGGKSYLGYDSFENELKSMLDENKYYDTLSSFIESEYSWKVIENKFLKLLD; from the coding sequence ATGATGAAAAAACAAAAAGTAGCTTTTATAGTTCAACGAAGTGGAAAAGAAGTTAATGGTGGAGCAGAATCATATTGTTTTACAATAGCTGAAAAAATGAAAAAATATTGGGATATAGAAATATTAACTACATGTGCTTTAGATTATATGACTTGGGAAAATTATTATGATGAAGGAATAGAAGTTGTAAATGATATACCTATAAGAAGATTTAAAGTTGATGAAGTTAGAGATATTGAAAAATTTAATAATTTTTACAAAAATGGAATGCCAGAAGCTGAAACAACAACAATAGAAAAAGCTGAAACGTGGATGAAACTTCAAGGTCCTAATAGTGAAAATTTAACAGCTTTTATTAAAAATAATTCAGATAAATATGATGCTTTTATTTTCTTTACTTATATATATGCTACAACATATTTTAATTTACCTTTTGTAAAAGAAAAAGCATATCTTGCATCATTTGCTCATGATGAAAGACCAATATACTTACCTATATGGAAAGACTTTTTCAAAAAACCTAAAAAAATGATATTTAGTACAGTTGAAGAAAAAAATTTTTTACAAAAACAATTTCCTGATGTTAAGTTTGATGGAGATATTTTTGGAATAGGTATAGATAAACCCAATGATATTTCTAATATAAGATTTAGACAAAAATATGATATATATTCACCTTATATCCTTTATATAGGAAGAATTGATGAAAGTAAAGGGGTTCATGATTTAATACAATATTTTTTAAAATTTATTGATAAATATAAGATTAATATAAAGTTAGTTTTAGCAGGAAAAAGTGTTATTGATATTCCTAAAAATGAATTTATTAAATACATAGGTTTTATAGATGAGCAGACTAAATTTGATGCAATTGAAGATTGTGAACTTTTAGTAAATTCATCTCCTTTTGAAAGTTTATCAATGGTACTTTTAGAAGCTTGGAGTATGAATAGACCAGTACTAGTAAATAGGATTTCTGATGTAATGGTTGGACAATGTAAAAGAAGTGGTGGAGGAAAAAGTTATTTAGGTTATGATAGTTTTGAAAATGAATTAAAATCAATGCTTGATGAAAATAAATACTATGATACCCTTAGCTCTTTTATTGAAAGTGAATATTCTTGGAAAGTTATTGAAAATAAATTTTTAAAATTATTAGATTAA
- a CDS encoding glycosyltransferase has protein sequence MIKVAVIIPWFGKDLKGGAEQLAWQVSSRLNIQKDIDLTVLTTCSKSFLDDWYNDFYKEDEYIVDGLKVKRFSVDNITPLKFGDSNGKIISHKEKGNYFPVAKEDEDFFINENINSKNLENYIEKNKNEYDIFLFLPYLYGPIIKNINKVKNKAVLQPCLHDEGYAYLKAVRENFIDGKAILFNSTGELEIATKLYGPSMILKSYMVGSGIEVSSKLLQSEKGEPIVKGDYILFIGRRDATKNTTYLIEVFEEYVKKIKKDVKLVLAGVGTLPENIDKSCIIDLGLVSEDDKYNLIQHCKAMINPSENESFSRIIYEAWYGLKPVIVNKKCRATYISLLESSNAGWAFECTESLFNIFDELFSLNEDKLKTIAGSGFKYANEIANWDNIIQKYIEIFKSIISDNKKIDDINKAEKKVFQVGAGFDGGDAISEQMLYIDKMAKKQGFNSEIYCEFVSPESQKKYGIKSIDEFKDDENMVLIYHHSIGSKATDYTLDSKANKKCMIYHNITPSDFFINYDESFAQILKEGREKLPALKNKFDKVFGDSKFNCDELEYIGYKNTKVLPLVIEPNKWSMNIDNNFMKRFADGKKNILFVGRVSPNKCQHDLIELFDEYMELYGNARLIIAGRYLPNSLYTHKIQNKINESKYKDDIVLTGHISYQELFSCYMSADLFLSMSEHEGFGVPFVESMWFDLPILAYKSTAIPETLDSAAMMFDQKRNYNLLSRLIYIMLHDDDIREKIILEQKKIREKYEFFSLIKNYEEILKS, from the coding sequence ATGATTAAAGTTGCAGTTATTATTCCTTGGTTTGGAAAAGATTTAAAAGGCGGAGCAGAGCAACTAGCTTGGCAAGTTTCTTCGAGATTAAATATTCAAAAAGATATAGATTTAACGGTACTTACAACTTGTAGTAAAAGTTTTTTAGATGATTGGTATAATGATTTCTATAAAGAAGATGAATATATTGTAGATGGACTCAAAGTAAAAAGATTTTCAGTTGATAATATAACTCCTCTAAAGTTTGGAGATTCTAATGGTAAAATTATATCTCATAAAGAAAAAGGTAATTATTTTCCAGTTGCTAAAGAAGATGAAGACTTTTTTATAAATGAAAATATAAATTCTAAAAATCTTGAAAATTATATAGAAAAAAATAAAAATGAATATGACATATTTTTATTTCTTCCATATCTATATGGTCCAATTATAAAAAATATAAATAAAGTTAAAAACAAAGCTGTTTTACAACCTTGTTTACATGATGAAGGTTATGCTTATTTAAAAGCTGTAAGAGAAAATTTTATTGATGGAAAAGCAATACTATTTAATTCTACAGGAGAGCTTGAAATAGCTACAAAACTTTATGGACCTTCTATGATTTTAAAATCATATATGGTGGGTAGTGGAATAGAAGTTTCTTCAAAATTGCTTCAAAGTGAAAAAGGCGAACCTATAGTAAAAGGTGATTATATTTTATTTATAGGTAGAAGAGATGCTACAAAAAATACAACTTATCTAATTGAAGTTTTTGAAGAATATGTTAAAAAAATAAAAAAAGATGTAAAGTTAGTTTTAGCTGGTGTTGGTACACTTCCTGAAAACATAGATAAGTCTTGTATTATTGATTTAGGTTTAGTTAGTGAAGATGATAAGTATAATTTAATACAACACTGTAAAGCAATGATAAATCCAAGTGAAAATGAAAGTTTCTCAAGAATCATTTATGAAGCTTGGTATGGTTTAAAGCCAGTAATTGTTAATAAAAAATGTAGAGCAACATATATCTCTCTTTTAGAGTCAAGTAATGCAGGTTGGGCTTTTGAATGTACAGAAAGTTTATTTAATATTTTTGATGAATTATTTTCTTTAAATGAAGATAAATTAAAAACTATTGCAGGGTCTGGGTTTAAATATGCAAATGAAATTGCTAATTGGGATAATATCATTCAAAAATATATTGAAATATTTAAATCAATAATAAGTGATAATAAAAAGATAGATGATATTAATAAAGCAGAAAAAAAAGTTTTTCAAGTTGGAGCAGGCTTTGATGGTGGAGATGCAATATCTGAACAAATGCTTTACATTGATAAAATGGCAAAAAAACAAGGTTTTAATTCTGAAATATATTGTGAGTTTGTTAGTCCTGAATCTCAAAAAAAATATGGGATAAAATCAATAGATGAATTTAAAGATGATGAAAATATGGTATTGATTTATCATCACTCTATAGGTAGTAAGGCTACTGATTATACTTTAGATTCGAAAGCAAATAAAAAATGCATGATTTATCATAACATAACACCTTCAGATTTTTTTATAAATTATGACGAATCTTTCGCTCAAATATTAAAAGAAGGTAGGGAAAAATTACCTGCTTTAAAAAATAAGTTTGATAAGGTATTTGGGGATTCAAAATTTAATTGTGATGAATTAGAGTATATTGGATACAAAAATACAAAAGTATTACCTCTTGTGATTGAACCAAATAAATGGTCGATGAATATAGATAATAATTTTATGAAAAGATTTGCAGACGGTAAAAAAAATATTTTATTTGTAGGTAGAGTTTCTCCTAATAAGTGTCAACATGACTTAATAGAACTTTTTGATGAGTATATGGAATTATATGGAAATGCAAGACTTATTATTGCTGGAAGATATCTTCCTAATAGTTTATACACACATAAAATTCAAAACAAAATAAATGAATCAAAATATAAAGATGATATAGTATTAACAGGACATATCTCATATCAAGAACTTTTTTCTTGTTATATGTCAGCAGATCTTTTTCTTTCAATGAGTGAGCACGAAGGCTTTGGTGTTCCTTTTGTAGAATCAATGTGGTTTGATCTACCAATATTAGCTTATAAAAGTACTGCAATTCCTGAAACACTTGATAGTGCAGCTATGATGTTTGATCAAAAAAGAAATTATAATTTATTATCTAGATTAATTTATATAATGTTACATGATGATGATATTAGAGAAAAAATAATTTTAGAACAAAAAAAGATTAGAGAAAAATATGAATTTTTTAGCCTTATTAAAAACTATGAAGAAATATTAAAGAGTTAA
- a CDS encoding DUF4214 domain-containing protein — translation MLTLKIQSIDKNELYEKLENEKQKLEKIAYERELRKQLLNEYSIRFNHLKESISSNYLKQDYRILHKNTYTLGELLYFTDVDFIKNCYRAILHREADENGLNYYLNKLRTGKLHKIDIIGRIYLSKESRLKNIKIVGLWPKFILRSFYKIPIIGYISELLITIIRLPKIVKRNDILENHISQLIKYESDQIYFLLNSLNNENIKTRSNINENIAVLENGLGKIIEKIKILEEERND, via the coding sequence ATGTTGACATTAAAAATACAAAGTATAGATAAAAATGAACTTTATGAAAAATTAGAGAATGAAAAACAAAAACTTGAAAAAATTGCTTATGAACGAGAATTAAGAAAACAATTATTAAATGAATACTCTATTAGATTTAATCATTTAAAAGAATCTATTAGTAGTAATTATTTAAAACAAGACTATAGAATATTACATAAAAATACTTATACTCTTGGTGAGCTTTTATATTTTACTGATGTAGATTTTATAAAAAACTGTTATAGAGCTATACTTCATAGAGAAGCAGATGAAAATGGCTTGAATTATTATCTTAATAAATTAAGAACAGGTAAATTACACAAAATTGATATTATAGGTAGAATATATTTATCTAAAGAATCAAGATTAAAAAATATTAAAATTGTTGGTTTATGGCCAAAGTTCATATTAAGATCATTTTATAAAATTCCAATTATTGGTTATATTTCTGAATTATTAATTACAATTATCCGTTTACCTAAAATTGTAAAACGAAATGATATTTTAGAAAACCATATTTCTCAATTAATTAAATATGAGTCTGATCAAATTTATTTTTTATTGAACTCATTGAACAATGAAAATATAAAAACTAGAAGTAATATTAATGAAAATATTGCTGTACTTGAAAATGGATTAGGAAAAATAATAGAAAAAATTAAAATTCTTGAGGAAGAAAGAAATGATTAA